The following is a genomic window from Dehalogenimonas sp. 4OHTPN.
CAAGAAGGCAGCAATTGGCCCGTAAACCATTGTGACATATACCACCTGAATGAAAACCAGGAAGGTCAACGCCACCTGATTGTAACCGACATAGTCGAACAGGAAATACTGCCCTGGGTCTGTCGGTGCAAAAGCTGCCATGGCACCATAAATAGGATAGTAGGTCAAAACCGCCAGCAACATCCCGGCAAGCATGATTTTTTTACGGCCGATGCGATCAGACAACCAGCCGAAGAAGACGAATAATGGGGTTGCCATAAGTACGGCGGCGCCGACGATAAAGTTAGAATCTACCAAGTCAACGCTAAAAATCTTCTGGAGATAGAAAAGGGCATAAAACTGCCCGGTGTACCAGACGACACCTTGACCCATAGTTGCGCCGAACAAGGCAATCAGTACCCATTTGCGGTTGAACTTGTTGCCAAAACTTTCTTTCAGCGGATTCTTAGAAACCGTTTTGGTTGCTTTCATTTGAGTGAAGAGCGGGGATTCTTTTAGGGAGCGCCTGATCCACATAGACAGGAACACCAGGACAACAGACATCAAAAACGGGATGCGCCAGCCCCAGGCGCTGAAATCTTCAGAACCGAGAATCGTCCGGGTAGCTAAAATTACTCCCAGGGACATGAAGAGGCCGAGAGTAGCGGTGGTTTGGATCCATGAGGTATAAAAGCCGCGCTTCCCTTGGGGAGCATGTTCAGCAACAAAGGTTGCTGCACCGCCATACTGGCCGCCAAGAGCTAAACCCTGAAGCATACGAAGGCTAATAAGGATAATGCCGCCGGCGATAGGACCTATTACATCCTTAGTAGGAAGCAAGCCAACGCCCATGGTTGCGCCAGCCATAATGCTGATAGTAAGAATATACGTAAATTTTCGGCCGACGAGATCACCTATTCGGCCAAAAAAGATGGCGCCGAAAGGCCGGACCATGAAACCGATGGCGAAAGTGGACAGCCAGGCGATAAGGTTGCCGATATCAGACCCGGTGTCATAAAACTTGTTGGCCAGGGTGGTTGCGAGGCTGCCAAAGATGTAGAAGTCATACCATTCGATTACTGTGCCAGCAGATGATGCGAAAATTACCTTTCGGATGCTCTGCACGGTGTCAGAAGCGGCTTGTGCTAAGCTTGCCATATTCCCCCTTCAAAAATATTTGTGTATTTTGCGGTGCTACAGTTTTCGCGTAATGACTAGGAATCTCCAGCTCGAATCATCATCACGGGCACTTTGGAATGTCGGACCACGCGTTCGGCGACAGACCCGATCAACCAGCTGGCTGGCCAGTTACGGCCGTGCGTGGACATAGCGATGATATCAACTTTTAGCTCTTCGGCAATCTTCAGAATGGTGGTGGCAGGACCACCCTCTCGAAGGTGGCAGGATACTTTAAAGCCTGAAGCCCGGAGCTCGTCACAGATTTTGGTCATGTACTTGTTTGCTGCTTTCTCGTCTTCTGCGACTGTATAGCCAGCTATAGCCGGGTCTTCAAAAGCGAATTCCTGGGCGGGATTAGCAGCCACATTCAAAAGGGCAATTTCGGCCCCTTCTGAATATGCCAGTGCTTTGGCATGAGGCAAAACGCCTTCGGCTGTTTTGGATCCGTCAAGAGGGACTAATATTTTTTTATACATTCACTCTCCTTTAAAAATTATTGGAATTCAAATACCCGTTTTTACCTTCTGTTCAAGCTCGCCTCCTTCAAGAATTGCTCTCGCAATTTCTAGTTATCTCGGTAACCATTCCTTCGGGATCGTCCGCATGAAAATAAATCCAGCTCACCGGTTCCGTGTTTTTCCCCCACATCATCAACCTTAAAGGAGCTTTCAGTTCCAGTTTCATGCTGGTGGCACTCCCAATACTGAAACAAGCGGTTGACTCTGCCAACCCCAATTTCAACCCGTCACCAGTTTGCCCGAACCATTCTCGGCTGATCACCGCCGATTTGATTAGGCTGCAGTGGATTGTCGCCGAAGCAATAGCGCCGTACCTGAGCACTAAAGTATTGTTGGATATTTTATGTGGCAGAGCAATCATTGAGGCATATAAACTTGCTGTGTACACCAGCGCATAACCCAAAATCACCGCCATAACCCAAGTCAATGCCGGCCAAGGAATTACGATTGCTACGAGGAAAATACCAGCCGGGGCAATAAATACCATCAT
Proteins encoded in this region:
- a CDS encoding MFS transporter, which encodes MASLAQAASDTVQSIRKVIFASSAGTVIEWYDFYIFGSLATTLANKFYDTGSDIGNLIAWLSTFAIGFMVRPFGAIFFGRIGDLVGRKFTYILTISIMAGATMGVGLLPTKDVIGPIAGGIILISLRMLQGLALGGQYGGAATFVAEHAPQGKRGFYTSWIQTTATLGLFMSLGVILATRTILGSEDFSAWGWRIPFLMSVVLVFLSMWIRRSLKESPLFTQMKATKTVSKNPLKESFGNKFNRKWVLIALFGATMGQGVVWYTGQFYALFYLQKIFSVDLVDSNFIVGAAVLMATPLFVFFGWLSDRIGRKKIMLAGMLLAVLTYYPIYGAMAAFAPTDPGQYFLFDYVGYNQVALTFLVFIQVVYVTMVYGPIAAFLVELFPTKIRYTSMSLPYHIGNGVFGGLVPIFGLAMINATGNNFAGLWWPMAVAAVCFVVGMIYVRETKDVDITDAATTFAHQAEKAHDLKTTR
- a CDS encoding universal stress protein, producing MYKKILVPLDGSKTAEGVLPHAKALAYSEGAEIALLNVAANPAQEFAFEDPAIAGYTVAEDEKAANKYMTKICDELRASGFKVSCHLREGGPATTILKIAEELKVDIIAMSTHGRNWPASWLIGSVAERVVRHSKVPVMMIRAGDS